The genome window AGTTTGCGCCGCTGGGCGTGTTTGGCCTGGTGGCGAAGACGGTCGCCGAAATCGGTCCTGACCAGCTCAATGCGCTGGCCTTTACCCTGGGCAGTTTTACCCTCAGTGTGCTGCTGGCACTGGCCTTCCATGTGCTTGTCACGCTCCCGTTGCTGTTATGGCTGGTGGGTCGGGTCAACCCGGTGAAGCAGTTCCAGGCCATGATGCCGGCCATGCTGACCGCTTTTTCGACGGCCTCGTCATCAGCCACCCTGCCATTGACCATAGAATGCGTGCGGGACAATGCAAAAGTGTCCAACCGCACCGCGAGTTTTGTTTTGCCGCTCGGCGCTACCGTCAATATGGATGGTACCGCCCTGTATGAATGTGTTGCGGCAATGTTTATTGCACAGGCCTACGGGTTGCAACTTGATCTTGTGACGCAATTTACCGTGGTGTTGGTGGCTTTGCTGACATCGATTGGCGTGGCAGGTATCCCTGCGGCCAGCCTGGTGGCGATCACGATCATTCTTGCCACGATCGGGCTACCGGTGGAGGCCATTGGCCTGATTCTGGCGGTGGACCGTATCCTGGATATGTTCCGTACGTCGGTTAACGTGTTCAGTGATTCCTGCGGGGCGGTGATTATTGCCCGGACCGAGGGGGAGACGGGCGTTTTACAAGGTTGATGTTTTTCGTCGAAGGTGGGCGTGCGTTTTTTTCAGGCGGCGATTTGCCCGCTACGCGGGTTCCCTGCGCTTCTCGACATTTTGCGCGCTCGCTAAACTCACGATCCGCGCTGGCGTGCGAACCGCTCAGACAGAAGCTCGCTTGATCGCAAAATGTCTGCGATGCTCGGCTGCATCGATGCCTGAAAAAAACGCACGCCCACCCTCGACTTGCTCCGTGCTGGTGCCAGCCAATTCGTCATTGCGAGCGCAGCGAAGCAATCTTTTTCAGCCTCGCACTGGTTCCAGAAGATGGCTTTGTGCTGCTCGCAATGACGGGGTGACTAACACCTCGACACCCTGACTTCAGTCATCCAGTGGAGGCATACCGGTGGTGTTGTAACCGGCATCAACGTAGGTGACTTCACCCGTGATACCGGACGCCAGGTCAGAACAGAGGAAAGCCGCTGCGTTGCCGACTTCGTCGATGGTGACATTCTTGCGCAAGGGTGAAGTGCGTTCCATCAGGTCGAGCATTTTCCGGAAATTACTGATGCCTGCCGCTGCCAGGGTCTTGATCGGGCCGGCGGAGATGGCATTGACGCGGATGCCATCCGGGCCGAGGCTTTGTGCCATGTAGCGCACATTGGCTTCCAGGCTGGCCTTGGCGAGGCCCATGACGTTGTAGTTCGGCATGGCCTTCTCGGCGCCGTAGTAGCTCAGGGTCAGCAGGGCGCCGTCACGGCCTTCCATCATCCGGCAACCGGCCTTGGCCAGCGCAGAGAAGCTGTAGGAACTGATTTCGTGTGCAACGCGGAAGCCTTCGCGGCTGACGGACTCAAGGTAGTCACCTTCCAGCTCGGCGCGCGGTGCGAAGGCGACCGAGTGAACAATGATATCCAGGTGGTCCCAGTAGTCGTCGAGGTGGTCGAAGACGGCGTCGATCTGCTCATCATCGGAGACGTCGCAGGGTACGATGATTTCCGTTCCGCATTCGCCGGCCATTTTTTCCACCCGGTCGCGCAGTTTCTCGTTCTGGTAGGTGAAGGCGAGCTCGGCGCCTTCGCGTTGCATGGCCTTGGCGATGCCCCAGGCAATCGACCGGTTGCTGGCGAGTCCAACGATGAGCGCACGTTTGCCGGTTAGAAATCCCATGGCTGCTTCTGACCTCTGTCTGATAGTTTGATGGCGCTAAGGTACCGGAAAACCGTGGCGACGGGAAGTCCTGTGAAAGCCCGCCTGCGCACCCTATAATGCGGGCTCATGCATGCGCTACACACGCGGTTCGACAGGCTGGACGGATTTCTCAGGGGGCTGGGATGGTTCCTCGTCAGTATTGCCGTTACAGCCTGCGGTGATCAGCCGTGGAACAGCCCCTATCCGCCCGATCAGGCGGGCAAGAATATTCTCTATTCCTCGTTCAGCGCGCGGCCCAAACACCTGGACCCGGCACAGTCGTACAGCTCAAACGAAGTGGTGTTTACCGGCCAGATCTACGAACCGCCCCTGCAATATCATTTCCTGAAGCGACCTTACCAGCTGGAACCGCTGACTGTTTCGCAGATGCCTGAACCCTATTATCTGGATGAGCAGGGCAATCGTCTGTCCGACGATGCAGCGGATACCTCTATCGCCTACAGCGTCTACGATATCGAGATCAAGCCAGGTATCCGTTACCAGCCACATCCCGCCTTTGCGAAACATGCCAGTGGGGCCTTTGTTTATCACGATCTCGATATCACAGACAGTGATGACTTCAGTGCGCTTGCGGATTTCCCCCTGACCGGCAGCCGCGAACTGGTGGCGGCCGATTATGTTTACGAGATCAAGCGGCTTGCACATCCACACCTGCATTCACCGATTTTCGGCTTAATGGCGGACTACATTGTCGGCCTTGAAGAATATGCCGTAACGTTGCAAAAGGCTGTTGATGAAGGTGAAAAATCAGCCAATGCAGCGTTAACACTGAAGCTGGATGATTACCCGCTGAAAGGCGCAACAGTACTCGACCGCTACCGTTATCGCATTACGGTGCGTGGCAAATACCCCCAGTTTCGTTATTGGCTGGCCATGCCGTTTTTTGCACCGGTACCCTGGGAGGCTGATGTGTTCTATAACCAGCCGGGTATGAAGGAACGCAACATCACACTGGACTGGTACCCGGTCGGCACCGGGCCTTACATGCTCACGGTAAATGATCCAAACCGACAGATGGTGATGGAACGCAACCCGAATTTTCGTGGTGAGGTTTACCCGGACAGTGGTGAGCCCGCTGATATGAAGGCGGGTTTTCTTGAGGATGCCGGTCGCAACGTCCCGTTTATAGACCAGGTTATTTACAGCCTGGAAAAAGAAGCTATCCCGACATGGAACAAGTTCCTGCAGGGCTATTACGATGCGTCCGGTGTGAGTTCGGACAGTTTCGACCAGGCCATTCAGGTGGGTGGCGGTGGTTCTATCTCACTGACACCGGAGCTCCAGGCCAAGGGTATCCACCTGAATACGGCCGTTTCAACCTCGATCTATTACACGGGTTTCAACATGGTTGACCCGGTTGTGGGGGGTAACAGTGAGCGTGCACGCCTGCTGCGCCATGCCATTGCCATTGCCATGGACTACGAAGAATACATCTCTATCTTTGCCAACGGGCGTGGTATTCCCGCACAGAGTCCCTTGCCGCCGGGTATTTTCGGTTTTCGTGAAGGCAAGGAAGGCGTAAACCCCTGGGTATATGACTGGACACCGCAAGGCCCGAAGCGTAAATCCATCGAAGCAGCGCGACGCCTGCTCGCGGAAGCCGGTTACCCGGATGGCCGCGATGTGAAAACCGGCAAGCCGCTGGTGCTGTACCTCGATGCCACCGGTGGCGGGCCGGATGACTCTGCACGCCAGAACTGGA of Thiogranum longum contains these proteins:
- a CDS encoding dicarboxylate/amino acid:cation symporter — translated: MLRLQLHWQILIALVLAVVAGRLSGVDGDLLGVTLYPVYEFIGALFMNALKMIIVPLIVSTIITGVSGLGNTQGLGRLSGKTLLFYLTTSLLAIMVGLMFVNLINPGIIDGTPAREVLGLSEAAANEAAQKVQGRSASDLTDVFLSMVPPNVVAAAANGQMLGLIFFSLLFGYFLTRIDREAGDLLSRFWSGVADVMMAMTGLIMKFAPLGVFGLVAKTVAEIGPDQLNALAFTLGSFTLSVLLALAFHVLVTLPLLLWLVGRVNPVKQFQAMMPAMLTAFSTASSSATLPLTIECVRDNAKVSNRTASFVLPLGATVNMDGTALYECVAAMFIAQAYGLQLDLVTQFTVVLVALLTSIGVAGIPAASLVAITIILATIGLPVEAIGLILAVDRILDMFRTSVNVFSDSCGAVIIARTEGETGVLQG
- a CDS encoding enoyl-ACP reductase FabI, producing MGFLTGKRALIVGLASNRSIAWGIAKAMQREGAELAFTYQNEKLRDRVEKMAGECGTEIIVPCDVSDDEQIDAVFDHLDDYWDHLDIIVHSVAFAPRAELEGDYLESVSREGFRVAHEISSYSFSALAKAGCRMMEGRDGALLTLSYYGAEKAMPNYNVMGLAKASLEANVRYMAQSLGPDGIRVNAISAGPIKTLAAAGISNFRKMLDLMERTSPLRKNVTIDEVGNAAAFLCSDLASGITGEVTYVDAGYNTTGMPPLDD
- a CDS encoding ABC transporter substrate-binding protein, translating into MHALHTRFDRLDGFLRGLGWFLVSIAVTACGDQPWNSPYPPDQAGKNILYSSFSARPKHLDPAQSYSSNEVVFTGQIYEPPLQYHFLKRPYQLEPLTVSQMPEPYYLDEQGNRLSDDAADTSIAYSVYDIEIKPGIRYQPHPAFAKHASGAFVYHDLDITDSDDFSALADFPLTGSRELVAADYVYEIKRLAHPHLHSPIFGLMADYIVGLEEYAVTLQKAVDEGEKSANAALTLKLDDYPLKGATVLDRYRYRITVRGKYPQFRYWLAMPFFAPVPWEADVFYNQPGMKERNITLDWYPVGTGPYMLTVNDPNRQMVMERNPNFRGEVYPDSGEPADMKAGFLEDAGRNVPFIDQVIYSLEKEAIPTWNKFLQGYYDASGVSSDSFDQAIQVGGGGSISLTPELQAKGIHLNTAVSTSIYYTGFNMVDPVVGGNSERARLLRHAIAIAMDYEEYISIFANGRGIPAQSPLPPGIFGFREGKEGVNPWVYDWTPQGPKRKSIEAARRLLAEAGYPDGRDVKTGKPLVLYLDATGGGPDDSARQNWIRKQFNKLDIQLQIRNTDYNRFQDKMLKGTAQIFQWGWNADYPDPENFLFLLYGKNAKFKKNGENAANYSNPEYDRLFDKMKNMPNGPARQAIIDRMVDILRRDAPWVFGFHPKQFVLYHDWYFNAKPNLMANNTLKYKRIDPVVREQKRREWNKPIVWPLGLMGLLLVLMVIPAVIGYRRHENRRMLAETDR